The proteins below are encoded in one region of Oncorhynchus masou masou isolate Uvic2021 chromosome 15, UVic_Omas_1.1, whole genome shotgun sequence:
- the LOC135556701 gene encoding protein disulfide-isomerase A3-like — protein MLKLFFFVVLARVTLASDVIEFTDDDFDSKIGDHGMILVEFFAPWCGHCKKLAPEYEVAATRLKGIVGLAKVDCTVHNNVCQKYGVSGYPTLKIFRDGEDAGAYDGPRNADGIVSHLKKQAGPASVELKTEADFTKYVGDRDASVVGFFPDGGSPAKAEFLKSASALRESFRFAHTNSEELLQKHGLAGEGIILFRPSRLNNKFEESSVKFSEDTFTNAKIKPFIQDNIFGMCPHMTDDNKDQMKGKDLLVAYYDVDYEKNPKGSNYWRNRVMKVAKGFLDQGNKLNFAVASKNSFSQDIAEMGLDASSGELPVVGIRTAKGDKYVMTEEFSRDGKALERFLQDYFDGKLKRYLKSEPIPENNDGPVKTVVAENFDAVVNEEDKDVLIEFYAPWCGHCKSLEPKWKELGEKLSSDPNIVIAKMDATANDVPSQYEVRGFPTIFFSPAGQKMSPKKYEGGREVSDFISYLKEEATNPLVAQEEETSKKKKKIEL, from the exons ATGTTGAAATTGTTTTTCTTTGTTGTTCTCGCCCGTGTTACTCTGGCGAGTGATGTGATTGAATTCACGGATGACGATTTTGACAGTAAAATTGGAGACCACGGGATGATTCTCGTGGAATTCTTTGCGCCATG GTGTGGCCATTGTAAAAAACTAGCTCCGGAGTATGAGGTGGCAGCCACACGTCTGAAAGGCATCGTCGGATTGGCCAAG GTCGACTGCACGGTCCACAACAACGTCTGCCAGAAATACGGAGTCAGCGGTTACCCAACACTGAAGATCTTCAGAGATGGAGAGGACGCTGGTGCCTACGATGGACCCAGAAATGCAG ATGGAATTGTCAGCCATCTGAAAAAGCAGGCCGGCCCAGCTTCTGTGGAGCTCAAGACCGAGGCAGATTTCACAAAGTATGTCGGAGACCGTGACGCAAGTGTTGTGG GTTTCTTTCCCGACGGTGGAAGCCCAGCCAAAGCAGAGTTCCTGAAGTCGGCCAGTGCCCTCCGAGAGTCCTTCCGCTTTGCACACACCAACTCAGAGGAGCTTCTCCAGAAACATGGCTTAGCGGGAGA GGGAATCATTCTGTTCCGTccatcacgcctcaacaacaaATTTGAAGAGAGCAGTGTGAAGTTCAGCGAGGACACGTTTACCAACGCCAAGATCAAGCCGTTCATCCAGGACAACAT CTTTGGAATGTGCCCCCACATGACTGATGACAACAAGGACCAAATGAAGGGCAAGGACCTGCTGGTGGCCTACTACGATGTGGACTACGAGAAGAACCCCAAAGGCTCCAACTACTGGAGGAACCG GGTAATGAAGGTGGCTAAGGGTTTCCTGGACCAGGGGAACAAGCTGAACTTTGCCGTGGCCAGCAAGAACAGCTTTAGCCAAGACATTGCTGAGATGGGCCTGGACGCCAGCTCCGGGGAGCTTCCCGTGGTCGGTATCCGCACCGCCAAGGGAGACAAATACGTCATGACCGAGGAGTTCTC ACGTGACGGCAAGGCCCTGGAGCGTTTTCTGCAGGACTACTTTGACGGCAAGCTAAAGCGTTACCTCAAGTCTGAGCCAATCCCTGAGAACAACGACGGCCCAGTCAAG ACTGTGGTAGCTGAGAACTTTGACGCCGTTGTGAACGAGGAGGACAAGGATGTGCTGATTGAGTTCTACGCCCCCTGGTGTGGTCACTGCAAGAGCCTGGAGCCCAAGTGGAAAGAGCTGGGAGAGAAG CTGTCCAGTGATCCCAACATTGTCATCGCAAAGATGGATGCCACAGCCAATGACGTGCCATCCCAATACGAAGTCAGAGG ATTCCCCACCATCTTCTTCTCTCCAGCTGGACAGAAAATGAGCCCGAAGAAATACGAG gGAGGTCGCGAGGTCAGTGACTTCATCTCCTACCTGAAGGAGGAGGCCACCAACCCCCTGGTGGCTCAGGAAGAGGAGACgtccaagaagaagaagaagatcgAGCTATAG